The genomic region GTCTtataatcagaatcaggtttgtTGCCAAGTAGGTCTACACATACAAGGGGtttgctttggtattttggtgcataacaaaAAACATAGTAAGTAGAAAATTaaagatttatatttttttaaaagtcagtgTCAGTGGCGCTTCCAGGtcttgttgatgaggccagctgcagatgggaagaaactgttcttgtgctGGATGggagtgtctgaaacagtttgtgtccatgGGAGGGAGGGGTCAGCCATCATCTTTACTGCACGCCTCAGGGTTGTTGAGGCATTCAGGTCCTGGAGAAATGGTAGttttcagccaatcacattcTCTGCAGTGCTAATGATACACTGCAGATGGCCCTTGTCCATAGTGGTGGCAGCAGcttaccagatggtgatggaggaggtgtggATGGACAATCATGGTGAtatagaagtgcaccatcattttattttggcaGGTTGAACCACTTCAGCGTCTGTATGAAGTACTTTGTCTGCTGTGCTCTCTTAGTGAGGGAGCCAGGACTCTACAGTGTCAACtgggactcatccccaccagagatgagcccagtgagggtGGTCTGCAAACTTCAGAAGCTTGAAAGACTAATGAGTGGAGGTGCCGTTATTTGGTATGCAAGGAGAAGAGGTCAAAGGACACAGCATTGATGGACTGGGAGTTAGACACATGTTTCCCCAGCCTCACATGATGCCTCCTTTGGACAGGTGGTCTGTTATCCACCTGCAGTTCAGCTTGTTCAGAATAACCTGGGTAAGATTGTAACACATGGTGCACTgagaagtgaaaaaaaagttgaaaaaattCAATGAAAGAAGTTATTGATGACGACTAGTGATTTACTTAATCGGATTGCTCCAATAAAACTTAAGAAATGTCTTTAGTTTGAACTTATGAACAACTCATGCAACAAGCTCCCGGACTTTTCTCCTACTGTGTGCTGATATGAGATATTGCTTCTAGTACTGCCTACAGGTAATGGTAGCTTGTTGGCCTTCCTATGCCTATACCTGTAGACACTCCAGTTAACTCAAGAAATAGATTGTGGCTTGAATGTAAGTGAATTGGTGGCAattattaaatgtaaaacatggtTATTGaacaattaatattttacagatgtttctgtaCAAAACAGATTTGTTAAAACCACCCACAAGCAGCAGCGACACTAGCCAAGCATAAAGCGGGGACAGGAAGCGTAAAATTGGCAAAGTAATTGAGGCAGCGACCCTCAGTATTCATGCACGAGTTTTCGGTACCTTTAATTAAAAGATGAGATGTTTCTCATTTGAATAATGATGACAGAATTCATTCTGAATGTTCAGAGTTACTGaaaatgtggttttaaaaaaGTACTTCCACCCAGACGGCATTTTGGACTTGTATGAGCAGTTGCACCTTATCTCTACACATTTGGCTAATGACCTCCAATAAACCTGATGGATATTAAACCTTGCCTGGTTTCACCTTTTTAGGTTTAATCACATAGATGGAGGGAAAAAGCTCAGATAACATCTCACACACGGAGAAAAGCCACGAACACTGCAAGACATGGCAGTAAATACAAATCATTCACACAAAGGCTCTCATTTCACGGTTTGACTGATTAGACTGATAGCTACGGTGTTGTGAATAGATAGTGCTGATACCCAGAATAGCCACAAAAGTTCACCCCAAAATATAAGGATTTAGCTTTTCTGGAAAACACAAACTAGTCCTCTGAATGTGTTCGGAAAAGACTATTAAATAGCATTCAGTCTGTTGAAAGCCCACTTTAATAACAGTATGCATTAAGTCAAGGTTGTGTGTGACCACTTTCTGTTACTTCCTGATTATGCGGACAGATGAAAGTAATCAAAAGACTTTATTACTTTGAGTTTTCTGAGCTGGAACTCTCAAAAAAGTGTGGATTTCCAATTCATATAGCATCCTCTGCTGAGAGAACCCACGCAAACTGCTGCTCTGATGTGCAGCAAAACAAGCAGAAAACTGCATTTACAGCGTGACTTTGTGTGGAACTAACAGTATGGGGATATAACCAATGCGATCATGTATCTCCAGATGTTGGAGCTGTATATGCCATTGCTGTTTGAAATCACAGAGATTAACGTGGGTGACTTTGCTAAATCAAATTTGGCTTGTACAGTGTTCTCCTTATTTCAATGACTATCCACCAAACAAACAGAGTAGGGAATTGGTgccagagacagcagcaaacatTCTGCAGAGCCTCAACACTCAAATACACATTAAACTATGAACAATGGATTTAAAAAGAAGTCTTAAATGCATCTCTTCAATATAAAATAGCCCCATCTAGTGGAAGATATCATTAAAATATCCTTGCAAatgattaaagaaaagaaaataactatGCACTGGCTGCTGGTAGGTGTTAATATGCAATTGGATCTGCTGTAGATGTAGTCTAACTAGTAATGATTTGGTGGGACATGTTACAAAATATGTTATTTGAGATagaatacatatatttttagaAGCACATGACTCCTCATCCTACCCAACCATAATataatgtcttcttcttctgttacTCTGGAGGGCGCTTTccaaagtctgagaaaataacccagATGATGTCATCGGGGTTTTCTAGGTTTGGGCTAGAAGTTcaccttttttttaacacaacgCCTGCATTACAACCTTGGGCAAAGTTAGAAGGACGCGGGTACTTGCTAGGCAGGGGAAGTCTAACGAAAGCTGCAAATaaattgcattatgggaaatgtaggattcTGCGTTTTTGGACTATGACACTTACAAGGGAGGCAAGACATCTTGACCTCTTCTGAAAAGTCTTGGACTGtactttgtttaatttgtttcttttatttatttatttatttatttatttttaacctgtcctgcccagcagcctggtatagagtatgatgagctggatacaatattgtgccagacagattttactttaacaagacagtattaatatactcctttgtctgttttattatttatttaattatgtattgatttgtcaccgggccggacaggggggcagacacggggatgggggggcacaaacagacagcacagagaaaggacaagacctgtaagagaagggggatggaaggtggggacaacagggaaaagctgtgggaaacaccaattgcagaaagcaacggaacctgcaatagaacagagaggggggcttggggaggagaaaaacaacaacaaacaaacacaaacaaaaacaaacaataaaaataataataatagtaaaagacaagtttaatttgtttcttttaagcCTCCCCCAGAAGTAGACACTCAACTCATCCCATATTAAGAACATAAATAGAAAACGAttacaaagaataaaaatgtaaaaaaacatcaacaaaaaaaaaaacatataggAAACTATGAGTTGGATGCACCACATGTCAATAGTATAcacaaaatgttatattatattacaggAGAATAACCTTTTATCTATTTGCTTTTCggttgttgttgtgtgtctgacctTTGAATAACAAATACACTGATCATTTAGAGGTTACATTCAATCTAATCATGTCCAAACGGATGGATGGCTGTTGTGATGTGTGTGCTCTCCACTCTGCTTGCTTCTTGTcgtttctgtttctgctgggagGCACGGCAGGCACTGAGCCGCACTTGTGGGCTCTGAAAGTCTGACAGGAGCAGAAACCACTGAATTATTCTGTCCTGACCTGTCCTCACTTACGCCATTCAGCTCCGTTGCCATCGTTGCCGGCAGAGCTCAATGAACCTACAACAGTTCAATCTAATGGGACACAAACCAGCGAAAGGGGTCTAGAAAGGCAAACAATGGACTGTGAAAAGGAACCTGCCTTCTGACATGGAGGTAATCACTGTCCACAAGGAAATGCTACACAGCCAGCACTGCTGCAAGAAAAATCTGTCAGTACATTGCAAAATGTTACAAGAAGgcagtaaaacaaaatgagaaatgactgaagaagaagaggaacatAGTAagagaaaagcaaacaaaacaagtaCTGCAAAAGTCAGGaatcataaataaaatagaaatgttaTCCCTACGATTGAGTGATCTCTCCTGGGAAAAGGTCACTAGCATACAACAGGGAGTGTAGCCAACATTTCAGGATTGATCAGAAGAAAAGAActgcagacaaagaaaaaaacttgcctgcagacacacaacctTCACCAATAGAAACTTAGTGGCTGGaatcaatattttgaaaaatttaaatgtaaaagcagTGTGACGGTGTTCAAAGGGTTACTTTTatgaagttgttgttttgtttactgtttttattcactttCACCGCTCTCATTGTTCCAGGCTGCAGCAGGCCgttctaaaaacccactgtacactgcTCTACGCCAAAAGGTTACTTcacgactagctggtgaacataataGGGCATTTAGCAGTTAAAGAGCCTGATATTTCCCTTAGGTGTCCCTTAGGAGAGTCAATATTAGGCTTGCATTCACCAGGcgagaaacacaactccaaacgAAGGTTAATGTTTCCCCATAACTGCCGGATTTATGAATACGCAGCTGCTTGCCATCAACTTAAAATGGGAGAATATGTCAAAGTTGTGTTCACAACCTTTCCCTGCTGCACAACAATTGGTCAAAAAAATGACTTGCAGCAAATTCAAGAACAAAAGTGTCACAGTAACAAACTACTGGCCCATACTGTTTCATTATTACTTGGCAATCAAACACAACAGCAATAACCCCCCAAGGTGGaggcaaacaaacaataaaaatctgAGTTAGGTCTCGGTCAGTGTCTCTGAGCTTATTAGCAAGTCAAGGCTTTTAATGGATGGGCTGTGTGCTGTGGAGCTGAATACTGGACATGCTCACAATGTGAGCATTAGAGCGCACAAAGTTTCACCGCATGGCTTCATTTCAAGAAATAAAACTAACTTCAGTTTTAAGGTTGCATGCAGGAAATTTACTATCTATCAGTATTCCTCTACTAGACTGCAGAATATGTAAATATACTTTGCAAGCATTTCTGAAGTGATTCAtaatttcagtcattttcaaGTAAAAATGCATATCAgctgtgaggatttgctgtttttctttattttatgtaatAGTAAACTGCATATCTTTGGGTGTTGTTCTGTTGTTAGGACAAAACAAGCTACCTGAACTTGGGCACTGAAAAATTGTGATgtgcatttttcacttttttatgACAGTTTATCAACTAACTGACTAATGGATGAATCTAAAATCTAAAGATTAATCCATAATACAAATAACTGTACAACAGCACTACTGGTTGACATCAGATAACTGCACATATGGCCATCTCGTCTGGCTAATCAATAAAGTGCATGTAATGACTGGTCGTTCTATAGTATTTTAATAACTTTCAGTGAACCATGGCATGCTAAGCTCAATACAGAGAGTTTCTTCATCGCAGTAAGAACAATAAGCCAATAGTTCACATGTGAAAATATCATCAACAACCCTTCCACTATGACTTTAAAATGACCTCTCAGTCTTCTGGGGAATCTGCTCATCTTGAGGGAGCACAGTTTGCCCTCTGGCCAAAAACTGCTGAAAAACATTACTCTTTTGAATCATCCTAGATGTCTGTTAGgaataaataaagcattttttcATCTCTAAGAAAAgttatttcagtttgtttctggATTTTGTCATAAATATTGAATCTAAGGTCTATTGACACCAAATGCGGAATAAGAATGAGTTATAACTTATTCTTAAGGAACCATGTAGCAGGGTGAGGAAAAAACTAGTCTGTTTAAATACAGTATTGGTATGCACTTCGGAGTTATTTGGACATTgctgtaaagtaattaaaaataaaaaaaatattacttcacaaaacatcttttcttttaaatgtgattttcttGCATGTCAAATCCCTTTGCTGATCATAAAATGCAGCACTTTCACTCTGCAGTAGGCCCTATGTTGTTTGGACATTGCAGCTCTGGTATCTTCAACCCTCCCTCACATCAAAATTATACCAACATAAGTCCTTGctatacatacatttttctttcatgtaTATTAGCTGATAAAACGACATGGATAAGAAGCAAAATGTTCCAACACTGACCTTTAATCAgtgaacttaaaaaaaaaagtttttggaAAGCTTATTTCTCCTTTATGCCAAAAGAGAATGGGGCTCAAATAAGGAAACACACAGCAAGACTGCTGAACAAGATTGTTTTGTGGCATAAAGCAATTTGTACAGTTCAGGCGGCTAATCGGAATAACATTCACTCCCATACTGTGTCAAAACTAAATGAGTCTCACTAAGAAAATGACATTGGCCTCTGGCATTCAACTTGTACAGGAATGGTTTCAGAAACGTGGAGAACAAAACGTATCCAGAATATTTCCTATTTTCTCATCATTTCTTGGGAGGTGGTATACAGGGTTCTGACGTGAATGGCACAGCCCAGCCCCTGCTATAATGTGAGGGGGAAAGTCCAGACGAAGAGAAATAGGCAGCAGAGTGGATCAGAGCGGTCGGTGCGCACCAGGAGAGACTCCAAGACGCGCAGCGGCAAGTCTGATGAGTGCTGTACAGAGAACTTGGTAGCTTTGGAACATTAGCCATAGACATATTACTAATGTGAGATATAAGAATAAAGCAGGGGATTTACCGAAACCTTGAGATTAAGACACAAGAAAGCAGAAACAGTGTCTACAGGACGCAACCGGACCACAAATCCTTGCTCTTGAAACTGTGTAATGACGCATCAGCAGGACACAGACCGCCAATAGGTCATTTAGGCAAAGTTTAAAGTACATCATAAGggggggaaaaataaaaaatgaactcGTCCGACTCTATTTGGCTCTTGGATGAGTCGTGGAACCTCAGCAGAGCGGAGGAAGAGGACCAGAAACTTTTATTCGGGATCGGCACGGATAATTTCATCACCCTGCTGGTTTTCGGGCTCATCTTTACGCTCGGTGTGCTGGGCAACTCCATGGTGATCACCGTGCTGGCCCGGAGCAAACCGGGGAAACCACGGAGCACCACCAACATATTCATCCTCAACCTGAGCATTGCAGACCTTTCCTACCTGCTCTTCTGCATCCCTTTCCAATCCACCATCTACATGATGCCGACGTGGGTCCTGGGCGCCTTCATCTGCAAATTCATCCACTATTTCTTCACTGTGTCCATGCTGGTGAGCATCTTCACTCTGTCTGCCATGTCCGTGGACCGATATATAGCCATCGTCCACTCCAGAAAGTCCTCCTCTATCCGGGTGGCAAAGCATGCTTTCATAGGAGTGGTGGTGATTTGGATACTCTCTCTGGCCATGGCTGCGCCTATCATGTATTACCAGAACATTTTTCACAGAGGAGAGAATCACACCTTTTGCTGGGAAGTGTGGCCAGATCAAAACCAGAAGAAAGTCTATGTGGTTTGCACGTTTGTTTTTGGCTACgtgctgcctctgctgctgaTCACCTTCTGCTATGCAAAGGTAAGGAGAGCTAATTCACACTGGTCATTCAATCAATCTATAAattataaaactataactaactATAAAACATACATATTTCATCTGTTTTCTTGCTTACAGGTTTTAAATCATTTGCACAAAAAACTAAGAAACATGTCCAAAAAGTCAGAGGCATCAAAGAAAAAGGTATGTATGTATTAAGCTTTCAGTTTGAGGGGTGGGAGTGGGGTATATGTCATGGATCACAGCCATATGTTAGCAAACGTGTGTGACTGTAATCACAAACAAACCCAGTAAACAGTGGATGACAAATAGACTGCTGGGGCCATGCATGACCTGTTACTGGCATAACACATTAAaattgcaggaaaaaaaattcCGATTCACAGTctgaaagtaaagaaaaaagaagctaTTTCATCATGAGATTTAATGGACTAAATCTCCTCTAAAACACTCAATGTGTAATAAATTGTTACttactttgttgttttgttgttaccCTCCATCTATCTGGATCAGTGCATTTCATGGTTCACTAAGCTGCAGCCTTTTCTTCTGTTGACATATGGTTTGAATCAAAGCAGGGGTCAGTGTTATTGGCCCTTAGGAAGATATCACACATTATTAAGTGGGGGACTAGTCTGTTCTGTATCGTATGCTGTAGCCTACAGTTTCCTCCAATTCAACAGCCAGCGAGGGGAAACTATTTTCATTGTCTctgaaaattataaatataaatgttctaATGCTTTCTGTTAACTGGCATGATCGGGCAAAATGGCCAAAAGGCAATGTGCAATCAAACTGCCATCATCATTATTCTTTGTGGAGGTCATTTTGCTTCGCAGAGAGTAATCTGCTGTCGCCCACTTGATTTCcgatgtgtctgtctgtctatccatTGTTCTTTACAGCTGGTCAGTTTAGCAGCACAATCTGATAATGGCCTTTTTCTATGAAACCAAGAGCACATACTCGTCTGCTGGGAAGGGAGGAATTGATGTGCATATAAATGTGCTTTGATGTGTACCTCCCTACATGCAGGCTTTTTTGCATGAAGCTTTAAAACAACTGCAGACAGTAAACAAGGGGATTTCAGATATTCTGATGATTTACTGTGTTCGCAGTGCAGATTGAGAATGTTTCACTGACAGCTCTGTGATAAACACTTGGCAAACAGTGCATTAATGCCAGACTGTAAAATGTCAATAAGTTAGATACTGTGAAACTAATAACTAATGTCAGAACAGACTGTTTGCACATTAAATCTGAGTAAGATATCAACGACTATAACTCTGCCTAAGTGGTATAATTTTCCAAAAAATGATTAATTTGACTAAAAGCTGCAACATGCATATTTTTTATGATTACAAAAGTATGATGCCAGTGTCAAAATAAGTGTTTCCTCAGCAGTGTGTATCTGTTTTGTCCAGTGTGTGtcaatgaaaatgtttaatgaTGAGACGACTAATATTTAACATGGTCCATTGCTTCATTGCTTGTACAATCAAAAAAGAATGCATAATACATGCGCCTTTGAAAGGTACCTTATTGATGTATTACTTTCCCTTTATTTTTGCCAGTAGGTTGGTTGAGTATGCACACACTTTTGCAGCAACAACCTGTTTAGAGTCACTcagaaaaatacagtaatttaaaaaatctgaaataGCACAGAATAATTAAGAGGGAACAGAATCAGTTACGACTTTATAGACCAATAGAAAATGGTTAGAAACTACAATATGAAAGCTATTCCTCAAAGCTGTTTTCACTTCCTTTTCATGGTGTGAAATCATGGCAACAATGCCATGCAAAACACCTTTTAAAGAGGAAACACATTCTGACACCTGTCCAGTCTCAGGTCTCATGATAACTCCCTGGCTTTCATCAAtgtcaaaagacaaaatgatCACATGAGTATTTGTTGTCctcaaaaacagtttttcaatgctcaatgcatatacagtatatacatgaATAGTCCAATATTTTGCTtgctttatttgcttttttgcccATAGTAAGACGAAGAGATCAATCAATATCAGGTCTGTACATTATGAAGCTACACCCAGCAGCCTGTTTGTTAAGATTAGCttaaacactggaaacagtgggaaatagctagcctggctctgtccaaagataacaTGGGACGtgtataaacacaaacatgtaactacactagATGAGACAAAAAAGGAACGTATATATTAAGATGGCGAGAACGTGGTTTGACTGGAGCGTTGTAAAGTGCGTAGTTCAACACTTATCTGACTCTATAGTAATAACAGCAGCCTCATAAatgaaaatagcagcagcagaggtcagtatcaatactgtaataatgtaataatgctatgcaatgttagctacatttactgtatatgaagTAACAATAAATGCATGTCATTCCTACCTACTACTTTGGATTGTTataaatactttgctttaaaagtaccaaataGTCAAACAGTgataaaaatacatctttatcctaATTGTTTTACAATGGCATCGTGGACCTCATAATCATAATGAGGTacctagaaattcccacccttgaggtgatgcatcGTGATGCATTGAGACATTGAATCGAATTGAATCGTTGACCTGATAATCATAATAGAATCGAATTGTGacaccagtgaagatgcacacccctaaTGTTAACATCAAAACTTCAGGAAGTCACTTCTCCGCTTAAGTTTTTATACAGATTATATAGAAGAATATAATAGGATATAATGTGTTAGGCTTTATGGTGCTTACAGACAATGAGCagttaccatagactgtataaaacatggacgTAGTGTCCATGACATCACCCATAGGTTTCTGAAGGGCTGTGAAGGGCTCAGTGTCGGTGGCTCTGGTGGCTCCAGCCCAGTGCCTGACTCTAGCTAACCCAGAAATGGGTAAGAGGTGGATCTGAGGCGAGCCGAATGAAGCCTGGCTGCTGAACCGCCTAGCGGCCAACCACCTGAAAGGCCATCCAGCTGTCACTCAAA from Micropterus dolomieu isolate WLL.071019.BEF.003 ecotype Adirondacks linkage group LG03, ASM2129224v1, whole genome shotgun sequence harbors:
- the LOC123968505 gene encoding galanin receptor type 1-like, which gives rise to MNSSDSIWLLDESWNLSRAEEEDQKLLFGIGTDNFITLLVFGLIFTLGVLGNSMVITVLARSKPGKPRSTTNIFILNLSIADLSYLLFCIPFQSTIYMMPTWVLGAFICKFIHYFFTVSMLVSIFTLSAMSVDRYIAIVHSRKSSSIRVAKHAFIGVVVIWILSLAMAAPIMYYQNIFHRGENHTFCWEVWPDQNQKKVYVVCTFVFGYVLPLLLITFCYAKVLNHLHKKLRNMSKKSEASKKKTAQTVLVVVVVFCLSWLPHHVVHLWVEFGTFPLNQASFVFRVAAHCLAYSNSSVNPVIYAFLSENFRKAYKQVFKCQIGTSDSPLNDIKEIRSKVDTPPSTNCTNV